Proteins encoded in a region of the Gigantopelta aegis isolate Gae_Host chromosome 13, Gae_host_genome, whole genome shotgun sequence genome:
- the LOC121387203 gene encoding kelch-like protein 3, with protein MTESQTGVLKLPSVSLSEYHDILKMYFFKINLINEENCMHSFDAAEMMQLDPIKNLCKIYLNQSIDLTPENCLIWWRALKLYNFLDLSKRALFCLTDNLADFVKTEYVIQLSKAELFEIISKDDLTCKEDDILKVAMNWIEHNNPEQEDVQSIFENVRLDIVGQQFLVNEVAVSKIVFENGAVRGMIQYVLCSAQPRHTSTTRFVANRPDVFVLHHTGKTLLSWFTSEEKWEDVSPAPLDPGWGYSAACLDDKIYITGGFKQVKCTLVYDTIRKVWSVGPDLNREHFYHCTAAASSKVYVISGFLTSTIEEKSESETQWQVVGDLRLYRKRAFSVTVGEDILVMGGQVNYIWLKYYNRSDLIQCFNTTTRAVTNLNTKLRCITYTLRGSVHLPDVYLMDSNSNVMHIQVTDRNGEIQIENTLTAKFMSFGSYFGIVHRHGKLLRFSNDGIMKFNLAERKNEESTFPEPPRIGDVYGVLII; from the coding sequence ATGACAGAGAGTCAGACGGGCGTCCTGAAACTTCCGTCTGTGTCTCTGTCAGAATATCATGATATTCTCAAGATGTATTTCTTCAAAATTAATCTGATAAACGAGGAAAACTGCATGCATAGTTTTGACGCTGCCGAGATGATGCAGCTTGATCCTATCAAAAATCTCTGTAAAATCTACTTGAACCAAAGTATCGACCTAACTCCTGAGAATTGTTTAATTTGGTGGAGAGCCCTGAAACTCTACAATTTTCTTGATTTATCCAAACGGGCGCTTTTCTGTTTGACTGATAACTTGGCTGATTTTGTTAAAACGGAATATGTTATTCAGCTGTCAAAGGCAGAactttttgaaataatttccaAAGATGACTTAACCTGTAAAGAAGATGACATTCTGAAAGTCGCCATGAACTGGATTGAACATAATAACCCGGAGCAGGAGGACGTCCAGagtatttttgaaaatgtgCGACTGGATATTGTTGGCCAACAATTTCTTGTTAATGAGGTAGCGGTTTCAAAGATAGTGTTTGAGAATGGCGCTGTGAGGGGAATGatacaatatgttttatgtTCAGCCCAGCCACGACATACAAGCACAACGAGGTTTGTCGCCAACCGACCTGATGTGTTCGTACTACACCACACAGGCAAAACACTCCTGTCTTGGTTCACGTCGGAAGAGAAGTGGGAAGACGTCTCGCCAGCCCCACTAGATCCTGGATGGGGTTATTCAGCAGCTTGTTTGGATGAcaagatctacatcactggtggttttaaacaagttaaatgtacactggtGTATGACACCATTAGAAAAGTGTGGAGCGTAGGTCCAGACCTCAACCGTGAACACTTCTACCACTGTACAGCCGCAGCTAGTTCTAAAGTGTATGTAATAAGTGGTTTTTTGACCAGTACAATAGAAGAGAAGAGCGAAAGTGAGACGCAGTGGCAGGTGGTTGGTGATTTGAGATTGTATAGAAAGCGTGCTTTTTCTGTTACAGTTGGTGAGGACATCCTCGTTATGGGAGGACAAGTAAACTACATCTGGTTAAAATACTACAACCGATCAGATCTCATCCAGTGTTTTAACACTACAACCCGCGCTGTCACCAATCTGAATACAAAGTTGCGCTGTATCACATATACACTAAGAGGATCTGTTCACCTCCCAGATGTATATCTGATGGACAGTAATAGCAACGTGATGCACATCCAAGTGACTGACAGAAATGGAGAAATCCAGATTGAGAATACACTAACAGCTAAGTTTATGTCATTTGGTAGTTATTTTGGTATCGTTCACCGACATGGAAAACTGTTGCGTTTTAGTAACGATGGAATCATGAAATTCAACCTGGCTGAAAGGAAAAACGAAGAGAGTACATTCCCAGAACCACCCAGAATTGGCGACGTGTACGGCGTCCTGATAATTTGA